The DNA segment AGGAACTCAGAATCCTTTCTGCACGTTCGATGACAACATCAGTCGAATGGCCGAGTGTTGTGTAACGGCAACAATGCTTAGGCCAAATTCGACCCGAATACCACTCAGAAAAAATTTGATGGGCAATAGTCTCCGCTCAAGTCGAGCACTACTTCAGCGCCTAACCTGTACTTTTCCAGAATCTCGCAAATCTGTCCGTCTCCTCGAATAGTCCTAAAGCCGCGATCGAAAGCCTCGGCGATGGCGCTTGACCGGTCCGGGTCTTCTGGGGAAAGGGCCAGGTAACCGGCATGGCGTCCGTCGAGACAACCGGCATTCACCAAGCCGACCCCGTTCTGGCTGGATTCGAACAGAAGCCGATCATCGAGAAGCGCATCAACGCGCCCCCTTCTTACAATCTCTCGGAGGCGATTGGATACGTCGTCTCCCCCGATCAGAATTACGCGCCCACCCTGATTGTTAGAAATATAAGCGTCCATATCTTCGCCATAGCTGTAGCCTGAAGTGGCCACGAATCGCATGTTCTCGATTGAATCCAGGCCGCTATAGCGGCGGAGTTCGTCCTCCGGAACGTAAAAACAATATTCAGTCAGCGACACTGCATATGAGGGAAAAACAAAGTTCGGGGCCTCGCCCTTGAACGTCGGCATTATGGCGTCAATACGACCGCTTTCTGCCTCAACCAGGGCCCGGTCGTAGGGCAGGTTTTTATAAACGACTTTATGCCCCTCAGACTCCAGCGCGGCACGAGCGATATCAACTGTGAATCCCGAGCGTAATCCAAGCGCACTACAGGCGTACGGGCACCAATAGGCCGGTGCGGCAATTGAGACAGTAAGCGATCCCTCCCCCTGGATTTCAGACCAGGCAGGCAAAACCGTCAATGCCAAAAACGCTCCTATCAAAGATTTAGCGGCAACCATTATCACTCTGCTTCCTTTTCTGAAAAACACGCAATTGAAAGCTAAGCACCTTTGCAGTCTTCTAGGGTGTCCCTTAAAAAACAAGTTTCAATCACAAAATAGTCGTGCTTGCCCATCAGGCGTTAGGCAGGGTGGACAAAACCCGATGCCGGGCAGGCAAACCACAAGCTCTTGGCTGAGCGTTTTCATTGCAGCACTTCTGCTTTTCGAGCTCACCGGCCAGAAATCGAAAAATATGAAAATAACTCTGTCCCAGTTTCAGTCACTAAACTAAAGTATTACGAATAGCTACTAGGAGCGCCGCATGCAAGCACTGGACCGCTATGCCTACCCACACCGGCTACTTCACTGGTCAGTGTCTGGTGTGGTGTTACTCTCGTTAGTCAGCGGCTTAACGATAGGATTTCTGGATTTTGACGGCGCCGTCGATCTGCTAGGCAACACACTAACGAACGTGCTCTACGGCGGCCATAAAACGCTGGGGGTGTTGATATTATTACTGATGATACTGCGTGTTATTACCCGCCTGGCTTTTGCAGTACCAGACCATGTACCGCCCTTGGATACCTTCGAGAGAGTGGTCAGTAAAAGTGTCCAACGTTTGCTCTATTTGGCGCTGATCGCCATGCCGTTACTCGGCTGGGCAGGCACAGCCGCCGGCGGCTACCCGGTTGAATTTTTTCTCTGGCAGTTGCCTGGGTTTATCGGCAAGGATGAACAGCTCTCTGAACAGCTCTTTCTGCTACATGAGTGGCTTAGCTGGATTATTTTAGCATTGGTGGCACTGCATGTGACGGGTGCGATATTCCATTGGAAAATCAAGCGCGATAACGTTATAAAGCGTATGAGCTTATTCGATTAACGGTGATGAACTGTCTTTTTCAGCTTAGCCATGTTCATCACAGCAGAGAGCTACGGGTGTCAAGCAGCATTTCTTGAACCAACGGTCTCGTATTCGTGGTTGTTTGCTCCGAAATCTTGCTCAAACCGAACTTGATCCATTGCTTCTTTTTGATTAACAGACGGGACTAACGCAGGCACACATAAGGTAAGTGGCTCGGCGAGTTCCTGACGTTTTTGATGACGCGCTTTAAGCTTTTGCACCCAAATACTAAAATGTTTGCGCAGGTACTGGTTACGGAAATCACGGCTGTTGTTGACGGCGGTGAAGGGTGTGTAAGCCATTATCTTTCTCTTCGGAAAAGGTTGGTTAATTTCTATACGACATTTTAGATTTAGTTAGTTTACTCAACAATAAGTCACAGTACTTATCAGCGGAGTTTTTGGGACTATAATTATTAATTTTCGTAAATCATCTCGAAACAGAAAAGGCGTACCCTCTTGTATTCAAAGCCTCCCAGATCTGGTCGATGCGGATCGTTACGAAAGCTCACGCAGAGGCGCTTATTACCATGCCCATTGCCACATCGCCCGAGCAAAATGTCTCCGAAGTTGAGATAGAGCAGGCAATCCGCTCAGGCATCAAGCGCTACTTTGACGACTGCCGGGCGCGGATACCGACGTTTATTGACCGGCATTTTCATTATCCTGGTGCCATAGCGACCAACCAAATGGCGCTGGGATGGGACATGTTACGGGCACCCATCAACCTACTGTGGGCGCCCGTGTACGCCTTGGTATGCCTGTTAAAAATTCTGGTTCCCAAACGAACAGGCTTAATGTGGCTGCACAGTTTGGCAAATTATGTACCCGCCGGTTTGACCACCCGGGTACAACAGCACATCTCGCACCTGATTCTGGTGGACCTGTTGAACAATGGTCAGCAGAGCTCAATTCTGGAGGGATATCTTATTGCGGCACTGGAGGCGGTCTATGAGCGCCATACCTGCAAGCCGGTCGATCACCAGCGGTTTAGCACCCTGATTGAACCGCTGGTCGCAGACGCTCTCAGTCAGTACCGGATGACCCGGACGGCGTCTGCCGATATCACCAACAGTATTTTATGCACGGTGTTGGGCGCGTTCGCGTTCCAGAAGTTCACCCCAGGCGGCATTGGGCTCGGGGTGGTGCTCGCAACCATGCTCGCAACGACCCTCGCTACTCAGAACTTTATTTTTGGTGAAACCCTCGGCAGTTGGTACTACAGCTGGTTTCCACCAGAGCCTTCGCTAGCGACGATGGCCAGCGTTATGGTCGCTGTCATGGGCTCATTGGCAGCGTTTGCAGCTTTTTCCGGCGTTATATTCGATCCAGTTCAGGCAGCGGTCGGTTTGCATCGTCGGCGCCTTCACAAGCTACTGGATCACCTGCAGCGGGACGTTACAATCAGCACCCAAAGCAGTTTTCGCCCGAAAGACCAATTTGTGGCGCGGATTCTGGACATGTTCGACATGATCAAAACGGGTTTACTGTAGTTTCTGCATCATGACCATGAAGGTGTGGACCCATTGGACACCGAGTTAACGTTTTCGAATGATGACGCCAAATCCAATCGCGGAGGCATCTTTATAGCAAAATTTTACGCAGCAAAACCCTCCTCAACGTCGTCTCAGCAACTCTCGCCGTCACCAAAAGGGGACCCGAAACACTGATCTATACGAGAAGGCCGCCTGTACCTGAACTACAACCAGTTCGTGCAAGACCAGTGGCTAGAAAATCTTGACGGGTCTATTCATCAGGCGGATGTGAATTGGCCGAAGGTTCTGGAGTAGTAACTGTTTCTAACTCAATGAACTTCTCCCTGTAAAGTTTAATACCGGAAGCCGGCCTCTTTAAATTCTCACGCTCCGCGCGCACAATTAAAAGGCAACTCACTTTCAAGCGAATACGCTCACGATGGCATTAAACGTAAAAACCCGGATTCTCTTCTACTCCAAACGCCTGAGCATTTACCTGGTGCGTTACCCGGAGGGCCACAAGGTGGTTCCCCACGTGGACATGGTATCCGAAGGCCGGCTGTACAAGCTCAATTGCGTACTGGTTAAGCCCAAAACCGGCGGTGAGTTCACCTGCGAAAAAAACGTATTCAATCTGTTTGGAAGAGTCATACTGTTCCGACCGGACCTTTACCAACACCGGGTTTCGAAGATTGAGCACGGCAACCGCTGGCTACTCAGTTTCGCGTTGACCCAAAACTAAGCGACAACAAAGAACAATGGAATTCACCTTTCTGGGCACGTCTGCCGGAACACCGACACGTTCACGCAACGTAACCGCCCTGGCCCTGTCGCACTCTGGCCACAAACCCTGGTATCTGGTGGACTGTGGCGAAGGCACTCAGCACCAACTGCTACGCGCTCACTACTCGGTGATGCAATTGCGGGCAATATTCATCACCCATATCCACGGTGACCACACCTTCGGCCTGCCAGGGCTGCTCACCAGTGCATCAATGCTGGGCCGCACAGAATCTTTAGACATCGTCGCCCCCGTCCAAACTCAACGCTTCATCAACGCAACGCTTGAAAACAGCGACTCCAGTCTCGGCTATACCCTGAACTTCATCAATTCTGAAGCGCCGGACTTCTGCTGGAAGGATCAAGACTTCGGGGTGACGAACGTGGCGTTGTCCCATCGAGTGCCTTGCCGTGCCTACGTGTTCACTGAGCGAAACATTGAGCGACAACTGTTGCCGGACAAGCTGAATGAGGACGGCATCGAACCCGGGCCCAGCTGGGGGGAGTTGCAGAAAGGCAATGACGTGACGCAGGAGGATGGACGCCTGCTAAGAAGTGACGATTACACACAAACTCCCCGCGTTGCCCGCCGCCTGACCGTCGCCGGCGACAACGACGACCCTACCCTGTTGACTGGCGCCTGCAAAGGCAGCCATGCGCTGATTCACGAAGCCACCTACACTCAGGACGTGGCCAATCGGGTCGGACCTTGGCCACAGCACAGCTCTGCAGAACAGGTGGCCAGGTTTGCTCAACAGGCCCAGTTGCCGAACCTGGTACTTACCCACTTCAGCTCACGCTACCAGTCCGCGCCGGGCGTCACACCCAACATCAGCCAATTGGCAACCGAAGCCATGCAACACTATCGGGGGCCGCTATTTATGGCCCGTGATTTCGACACTTACCGGCTGGAGAAGGACTTGTCGCTGACATGTCTGAGCGCATAAGCGTGCAGGCAATCCCCACGGCTCGCTCCGCTTTGACCTGCTCAAGCGTAGCATCGGACTGATATAGTGGCTTCGACCCATGCATGACGCTACTGATAAATGGAACCAACAATATGAGCGCACGCCTCTCTCCAGAAGTAGAGCAGCCAGAAGTAGAGCAGCCAAAAGTAGAGCAACCAAAAGCGCAGCCGCAAAAAAAGGAACGGGTCCTGATCGATATCGAGGACGGGATTGCCACGGTAACCTTGAACAGACCCGACAAATACAACGGTCTGGACATGCCCATGTTCGATGCCGTTACTAAAGCCGCCAAAACGCTGAAAAAAGACCGCAGCGTGCGCGTTATTATTCTGTGTGGCGCAGGCGAGGCTTTCTGCTCCGGCCTGGACATAAAAACCGTTTCCCGAAACCCGATAAACTTCCTCAAGCTACTTTTCAAGCCAGGGCGCAAGATCAGCAATCTCGCCCAGGATATTGGATACCTCTGGCGTGACGTGCCTGCACCGGTGATTGCCGTTACCCACGGTTACTGCTTTGGCGGCGGTTTGCAGATTGCATTAGGGGCTGATTTCCGATTCTCTAGCGCCGACTGCGAGTTCTCGGTTATGGAGAGTAAGTGGGGACTCATTCCAGACATGAGCCTGGCGGTGACCCTACGCGAACTGATCCCTATCGATCTTGCCAAAGAGCTGACCATGACCGCGCGTCGCTTCAATGGCAACGAAGCAAAGGCGATGGGGCTGGTTACCCGAATCAGCGATGACCCGATGGCTGACGCTCTTACCTTTGCCCGAGAACTGGCGGAGCGATCTCCGGATGCTGTTGCAGCCAGCAAACTGTTGTTTAACCGCAGTTGGAACGCAACCGACAAGGTGGCACTGGACTGGGAAACAAAACTGCAGAAAAAGATTCTCGGCCAGGCCAACCAGCGTATTGCGGTGGCTCGGAATACGAGTTCTCCCGAGAAGCCTTGGCAGGATCGCCGGGAGTTATAATCGGGTATCAAGCGGCCAGCGCCCTCTGATCTGAACTTAGTCAGGCTTTACGCTTAATACGCCTTACGATAGTTACCCTGATAATCAAAGATCCGTTCCTGCACCTGCCAATAGTGCTTTTGTTTGCGGGCAATGACAAAATCCGGCGCAGTCAGCAAGGCTTGCATCTCAAGCACCTGTT comes from the Marinobacter psychrophilus genome and includes:
- a CDS encoding substrate-binding periplasmic protein, which codes for MVAAKSLIGAFLALTVLPAWSEIQGEGSLTVSIAAPAYWCPYACSALGLRSGFTVDIARAALESEGHKVVYKNLPYDRALVEAESGRIDAIMPTFKGEAPNFVFPSYAVSLTEYCFYVPEDELRRYSGLDSIENMRFVATSGYSYGEDMDAYISNNQGGRVILIGGDDVSNRLREIVRRGRVDALLDDRLLFESSQNGVGLVNAGCLDGRHAGYLALSPEDPDRSSAIAEAFDRGFRTIRGDGQICEILEKYRLGAEVVLDLSGDYCPSNFF
- a CDS encoding cytochrome b → MQALDRYAYPHRLLHWSVSGVVLLSLVSGLTIGFLDFDGAVDLLGNTLTNVLYGGHKTLGVLILLLMILRVITRLAFAVPDHVPPLDTFERVVSKSVQRLLYLALIAMPLLGWAGTAAGGYPVEFFLWQLPGFIGKDEQLSEQLFLLHEWLSWIILALVALHVTGAIFHWKIKRDNVIKRMSLFD
- a CDS encoding DUF6635 family protein yields the protein MRIVTKAHAEALITMPIATSPEQNVSEVEIEQAIRSGIKRYFDDCRARIPTFIDRHFHYPGAIATNQMALGWDMLRAPINLLWAPVYALVCLLKILVPKRTGLMWLHSLANYVPAGLTTRVQQHISHLILVDLLNNGQQSSILEGYLIAALEAVYERHTCKPVDHQRFSTLIEPLVADALSQYRMTRTASADITNSILCTVLGAFAFQKFTPGGIGLGVVLATMLATTLATQNFIFGETLGSWYYSWFPPEPSLATMASVMVAVMGSLAAFAAFSGVIFDPVQAAVGLHRRRLHKLLDHLQRDVTISTQSSFRPKDQFVARILDMFDMIKTGLL
- a CDS encoding 2OG-Fe(II) oxygenase, which codes for MALNVKTRILFYSKRLSIYLVRYPEGHKVVPHVDMVSEGRLYKLNCVLVKPKTGGEFTCEKNVFNLFGRVILFRPDLYQHRVSKIEHGNRWLLSFALTQN
- a CDS encoding ribonuclease Z yields the protein MEFTFLGTSAGTPTRSRNVTALALSHSGHKPWYLVDCGEGTQHQLLRAHYSVMQLRAIFITHIHGDHTFGLPGLLTSASMLGRTESLDIVAPVQTQRFINATLENSDSSLGYTLNFINSEAPDFCWKDQDFGVTNVALSHRVPCRAYVFTERNIERQLLPDKLNEDGIEPGPSWGELQKGNDVTQEDGRLLRSDDYTQTPRVARRLTVAGDNDDPTLLTGACKGSHALIHEATYTQDVANRVGPWPQHSSAEQVARFAQQAQLPNLVLTHFSSRYQSAPGVTPNISQLATEAMQHYRGPLFMARDFDTYRLEKDLSLTCLSA
- a CDS encoding crotonase/enoyl-CoA hydratase family protein — protein: MSARLSPEVEQPEVEQPKVEQPKAQPQKKERVLIDIEDGIATVTLNRPDKYNGLDMPMFDAVTKAAKTLKKDRSVRVIILCGAGEAFCSGLDIKTVSRNPINFLKLLFKPGRKISNLAQDIGYLWRDVPAPVIAVTHGYCFGGGLQIALGADFRFSSADCEFSVMESKWGLIPDMSLAVTLRELIPIDLAKELTMTARRFNGNEAKAMGLVTRISDDPMADALTFARELAERSPDAVAASKLLFNRSWNATDKVALDWETKLQKKILGQANQRIAVARNTSSPEKPWQDRREL